Proteins encoded by one window of Desulfobulbaceae bacterium:
- a CDS encoding thioredoxin family protein produces MMDDIPLQRNLKVGAVSIGLIGLDVAFTRVLAQPELALAEAVELVYAEIAHHNYIPQVAEAKYRHALEEEIVRLRQGGSFSGGPLEVRILGTGCVSCNNLQRVVIEIMATRQIAADVFQVHDPDEIGRFGVLQTPALVVNGKVKSIGRLPTPAEIEEWLVDAASFDDKGLAPPAKQG; encoded by the coding sequence CTGATGGATGATATCCCGTTACAAAGAAACTTAAAGGTTGGCGCTGTCTCTATCGGTCTAATAGGTCTGGATGTCGCATTTACTCGAGTTTTGGCACAACCTGAGCTTGCGCTTGCCGAGGCGGTAGAGTTGGTGTATGCCGAAATCGCCCACCATAATTATATCCCACAGGTGGCGGAAGCCAAGTACCGTCACGCGCTCGAAGAGGAGATTGTTCGATTGCGTCAAGGAGGGTCTTTTAGTGGGGGCCCGCTTGAGGTGAGAATTCTGGGTACGGGTTGTGTGTCGTGTAATAATCTGCAGAGAGTGGTGATTGAGATCATGGCCACCCGGCAGATAGCCGCTGATGTCTTTCAGGTGCATGACCCGGATGAGATAGGCCGCTTTGGCGTTTTGCAGACACCGGCATTGGTGGTTAACGGGAAGGTTAAGAGCATTGGTCGTCTGCCGACGCCTGCCGAAATTGAAGAGTGGTTGGTTGACGCCGCAAGTTTTGATGACAAAGGATTAGCGCCCCCTGCCAAGCAAGGGTGA
- a CDS encoding thioredoxin family protein: MEIKVCGPGCASCAKAEAVVREAVKEAGVEATVCKVTDFAEMARLGVLSTPAIVVDGVIKCVGKVPAKSDVVGWFS; encoded by the coding sequence ATGGAAATCAAGGTGTGCGGTCCTGGGTGTGCCAGTTGTGCCAAAGCAGAAGCTGTGGTGCGTGAGGCGGTGAAAGAGGCTGGGGTTGAGGCTACAGTGTGTAAAGTTACTGATTTTGCAGAAATGGCGCGGCTTGGGGTTTTGAGTACCCCTGCAATTGTGGTTGACGGTGTGATCAAGTGTGTTGGCAAGGTTCCTGCTAAGAGTGATGTCGTGGGCTGGTTCAGCTGA